One segment of Salvia splendens isolate huo1 chromosome 20, SspV2, whole genome shotgun sequence DNA contains the following:
- the LOC121781011 gene encoding protein HEADING DATE 3B-like isoform X3: MMKSKCISVQPPPVLSSYSNCCTNEKDFGVLPFLQPEKIHNYGNPQLHVKKEKLDTIISRLSKETKTRDHENSKLSLNNGGNRISHPSIAALQHDHLKKTSTGDDEMSRLDFPQAMKLCLEYKNLPKNKTVSADLSALSSVASRKSSSAMDDKARSSLLAGDCNLQANIDSDSLSLKIGDGVKREETSDTFAGNSILGLDIASDEVVRVIGQRLFLKARKTMIHQQKVFSLQKFELHRLITVQRHIARSPDILHETTFDPSIKFPPINKLLYVSPLDPSLATAKAKIDLPKSSLGSEAICGLLPLPPTDLEKRLLPQQTPLPNPASIPLDPKLAPWCLPVPTGNQWLVPVRSPSEGLIYKPYPGPCFPAVRFMAPVYGNCPPVSLASLGGGTYGGIPPPNEEGNEGFCRTEPGHGYLQPYPMPLAGDIDKSLSSNLFVPPPIPCKVSSQSVAVSECGGNLHRSNGSEMQGGTETSDPKRLEGDVLPLFPTTPSLPRNEQKVQAIRVVPHNRTSASASAARIFKSIQEERRNHE, from the exons ATGATGAAATCCAAGTGTATCTCGGTCCAACCACCGCCTGTCTTGTCCAGCTATAGTAATTGTTGCACTAACGAAAAGGATTTTGGAGTTTTGCCATTTCTTCAGCCTGAGAAGATTCACAACTATGGAAATCCTCAGCTGCACGTGAAAAAAGAGAAGCTCGATACCATCATTTCAAGACTGTCGAAGGAAACAAAAACCAGAGATCATGAAAACAGCAAACTATCTCTGAATAACGGTGGAAATAGAATTTCCCATCCGAGCATTGCAGCCCTTCAACACGATCACCTAAAGAAAACCAGCACGGGAGATGATGAGATGAGCAGATTAGATTTCCCTCAAGCGATGAAGCTATGTCTAGAGTACAAGAATCTGCCCAAGAACAAGACTGTTTCTGCTGATTTGTCTGCTTTATCTAGCGTTGCCTCAAGAAAAAGCAGCTCTGCGATGGATGATAAGGCTCGTTCATCTCTCCTAGCTGGGGACTGCAACCTACAAGCCAACATCGACAGCGATTCTCTGTCGTTGAAAATAGGAGATGGTGTCAAAAGGGAGGAAACCTCAGATACTTTCGCCGGGAACTCTATCTTAGGTCTGGATATAGCTTCTGATGAAGTTGTGAGAGTTATTGGCCAGAGGCTGTTCTTGAAAGCAAGGAAAACAATGATCCA TCAACAGAAGGTATTTTCTTTGCAGAAGTTTGAGCTGCACAGATTGATAACT GTGCAGAGACATATAGCGCGATCTCCGGACATTTTGCACGAAACCACCTTCGACCCATCCATCAAGTTTCCTCCTATCAACAAGTTGCTCTATGTCTCCCCACTCGATCCATCCCTGGCTACTGCTAAAGCGAAAATCGACCTTCCCAAGTCCAGTCTTGGATCGGAGGCAATATGTGGACTGCTTCCGTTGCCTCCAACTGATCTCGAGAAAAGGCTTCTCCCTCAGCAAACACCTCTCCCAAATCCTGCATCCATCCCCCTTGATCCTAAACTGGCACCATGGTGCTTGCCGGTTCCAACGGGGAATCAGTGGCTAGTCCCGGTGAGATCTCCCTCGGAGGGGCTCATATACAAACCTTACCCCGGGCCATGTTTCCCAGCCGTTCGTTTTATGGCCCCCGTCTACGGAAACTGCCCCCCGGTGAGCTTAGCCTCGTTGGGAGGGGGAACTTATGGCGGCATCCCCCCTCCCAACGAGGAAGGAAACGAAGGCTTCTGCAGGACCGAGCCCGGCCATGGTTACTTGCAACCGTATCCAATGCCTTTGGCGGGCGATATTGATAAAAGCTTGTCCTCTAACTTGTTCGTGCCACCTCCAATCCCGTGCAAAGTGTCAAGCCAGAGTGTGGCAGTGTCGGAGTGTGGTGGGAACCTGCATAGATCCAATGGAAGTGAAATGCAGGGCGGCACGGAGACGAGCGACCCCAAGAGATTGGAAGGAGACGTGCTCCCGCTCTTCCCCACCACGCCTTCGCTGCCGAGAAATGAGCAGAAGGTGCAGGCGATCAGGGTCGTCCCGCACAACCGTACGTCGGCATCAGCATCGGCAGCACGGATTTTTAAGTCGATACAAGAAGAGAGGAGGAACCATGAGTAA
- the LOC121781011 gene encoding protein EARLY FLOWERING 3-like isoform X1 gives MKGESDEGKQMVPLFPSGLRIGDGDRGGPSAPPRKTMALFEEYRVNTQGPKLKYGPRLLPVQSGHGSTNFVSQTSSNNVAGVKRKVRPGLASNECPNSPEWYYSHCSAGASVPENYPDPSSSSSLMMKSKCISVQPPPVLSSYSNCCTNEKDFGVLPFLQPEKIHNYGNPQLHVKKEKLDTIISRLSKETKTRDHENSKLSLNNGGNRISHPSIAALQHDHLKKTSTGDDEMSRLDFPQAMKLCLEYKNLPKNKTVSADLSALSSVASRKSSSAMDDKARSSLLAGDCNLQANIDSDSLSLKIGDGVKREETSDTFAGNSILGLDIASDEVVRVIGQRLFLKARKTMIHQQKVFSLQKFELHRLITVQRHIARSPDILHETTFDPSIKFPPINKLLYVSPLDPSLATAKAKIDLPKSSLGSEAICGLLPLPPTDLEKRLLPQQTPLPNPASIPLDPKLAPWCLPVPTGNQWLVPVRSPSEGLIYKPYPGPCFPAVRFMAPVYGNCPPVSLASLGGGTYGGIPPPNEEGNEGFCRTEPGHGYLQPYPMPLAGDIDKSLSSNLFVPPPIPCKVSSQSVAVSECGGNLHRSNGSEMQGGTETSDPKRLEGDVLPLFPTTPSLPRNEQKVQAIRVVPHNRTSASASAARIFKSIQEERRNHE, from the exons ATGAAAGGTGAAAGTGATGAAGGGAAGCAAATGGTTCCTCTGTTTCCTTCCGGCCTTCGTATTGGTGATGGAGATAGAGGAGGGCCTAGTGCACCTCCTAGAAAAACGATGGCTCTTTTCGAAGAGTATAGAGTGAACACACAAGGTCCGAAGCTCAAATACGGACCTAGATTGCTTCCTGTGCAATCGGGCCATGGCTCTACTAACTTCGTGTCACAAACATCTTCGAACAAT GTTGCTGGTGTCAAACGAAAAGTACGGCCTGGATTGGCTTCTAACGAGTGTCCTAACTCGCCAGAGTGGTACTACTCTCACTGTTCTGCTGGGGCGTCGGTACCAGAAAACTATCCAGACCCAAGTTCCTCATCTAGTCTAATGATGAAATCCAAGTGTATCTCGGTCCAACCACCGCCTGTCTTGTCCAGCTATAGTAATTGTTGCACTAACGAAAAGGATTTTGGAGTTTTGCCATTTCTTCAGCCTGAGAAGATTCACAACTATGGAAATCCTCAGCTGCACGTGAAAAAAGAGAAGCTCGATACCATCATTTCAAGACTGTCGAAGGAAACAAAAACCAGAGATCATGAAAACAGCAAACTATCTCTGAATAACGGTGGAAATAGAATTTCCCATCCGAGCATTGCAGCCCTTCAACACGATCACCTAAAGAAAACCAGCACGGGAGATGATGAGATGAGCAGATTAGATTTCCCTCAAGCGATGAAGCTATGTCTAGAGTACAAGAATCTGCCCAAGAACAAGACTGTTTCTGCTGATTTGTCTGCTTTATCTAGCGTTGCCTCAAGAAAAAGCAGCTCTGCGATGGATGATAAGGCTCGTTCATCTCTCCTAGCTGGGGACTGCAACCTACAAGCCAACATCGACAGCGATTCTCTGTCGTTGAAAATAGGAGATGGTGTCAAAAGGGAGGAAACCTCAGATACTTTCGCCGGGAACTCTATCTTAGGTCTGGATATAGCTTCTGATGAAGTTGTGAGAGTTATTGGCCAGAGGCTGTTCTTGAAAGCAAGGAAAACAATGATCCA TCAACAGAAGGTATTTTCTTTGCAGAAGTTTGAGCTGCACAGATTGATAACT GTGCAGAGACATATAGCGCGATCTCCGGACATTTTGCACGAAACCACCTTCGACCCATCCATCAAGTTTCCTCCTATCAACAAGTTGCTCTATGTCTCCCCACTCGATCCATCCCTGGCTACTGCTAAAGCGAAAATCGACCTTCCCAAGTCCAGTCTTGGATCGGAGGCAATATGTGGACTGCTTCCGTTGCCTCCAACTGATCTCGAGAAAAGGCTTCTCCCTCAGCAAACACCTCTCCCAAATCCTGCATCCATCCCCCTTGATCCTAAACTGGCACCATGGTGCTTGCCGGTTCCAACGGGGAATCAGTGGCTAGTCCCGGTGAGATCTCCCTCGGAGGGGCTCATATACAAACCTTACCCCGGGCCATGTTTCCCAGCCGTTCGTTTTATGGCCCCCGTCTACGGAAACTGCCCCCCGGTGAGCTTAGCCTCGTTGGGAGGGGGAACTTATGGCGGCATCCCCCCTCCCAACGAGGAAGGAAACGAAGGCTTCTGCAGGACCGAGCCCGGCCATGGTTACTTGCAACCGTATCCAATGCCTTTGGCGGGCGATATTGATAAAAGCTTGTCCTCTAACTTGTTCGTGCCACCTCCAATCCCGTGCAAAGTGTCAAGCCAGAGTGTGGCAGTGTCGGAGTGTGGTGGGAACCTGCATAGATCCAATGGAAGTGAAATGCAGGGCGGCACGGAGACGAGCGACCCCAAGAGATTGGAAGGAGACGTGCTCCCGCTCTTCCCCACCACGCCTTCGCTGCCGAGAAATGAGCAGAAGGTGCAGGCGATCAGGGTCGTCCCGCACAACCGTACGTCGGCATCAGCATCGGCAGCACGGATTTTTAAGTCGATACAAGAAGAGAGGAGGAACCATGAGTAA
- the LOC121782758 gene encoding beta-galactosidase-like, which produces MILKIAFLFGVLVLLSSCGKASVSYDHKAISINGQRKILISGSIHYPRSTPEMWPDLIRKAKEGGLDVIETYVFWNGHEPEPGKYYFGGRYDLVKFVKLVQQAGLYVNLRIGPYACAEWNFGGFPVWLKYVKGISFRTDNGPFKAAMQKFTTKIVNMMKAERLYQTQGGPIILSQIENEYGPMEYELGAPGRAYAQWAAKMAVGLGTGVPWIMCKQDDAPDPVINTCNGFYCDYFSPNKAYKPKIWTEAWTGWFTEFGGAVPYRPAEDLAFSVARFIQKGGSLINYYMYHGGTNFGRTAGGPFIATSYDYDAPLDEYGLLRQPKWGHLRDLHRAIKLCEPALISGDPTVMSLGHNQEAHVFRSKNGACAAFLANYDQHSYATVSLWNRHYNLPPWSISILPDCKNTVYNTARIGAQSAQMKMTPINRGFNWQSYIEDTASSYDERSFTLVGLREQINTTWDKSDYLWYTTDVRVDSHEGFLKGGKWPVLTVNSAGHALHVFINGQLSGTTYGSQDRPKLTFSKGVNLRAGVNKISLLSIAVGLPNVGPHFETWNAGVLGPVSLSGLNGGRRDLTWQKWTYKVGLKGESLSLNSLSGISNVEWVEGSYVAQRQPLTWYKTTFNAPGGNEPLALDLNTMSKGQIWINGESIGRYWNQYKASGSCGECNYAGWFNEKKCLRNCGEASQRWYHVPRSWLRPTGNLLVVFEEWGGNPSGITLTKREVASVCSDIYEWQPTLVNYQLQASGKVDKPLRPKAHLSCDAGQKISSIKFASFGTPQGSCGNFRQGSCHAFHSYDVFEKYCIGQTSCTVPVTPQIFGGDPCPSVMKKLSVEVVCS; this is translated from the exons ATGATTTTAAAGATTGCATTTTTATTTGGTGTGTTGGTTTTGCTGAGCTCTTGTGGCAAAGCTTCTGTTTCGTATGATCATAAGGCCATTTCCATTAATGGGCAGAGAAAGATTCTCATCTCTGGCTCCATTCACTATCCAAGAAGCACACCTGAG ATGTGGCCGGATCTTATTCGGAAGGCTAAAGAAGGTGGCTTGGATGTAATTGAGACTTATGTTTTCTGGAATGGGCATGAGCCTGAGCCAGGAAAG tattattttggaGGAAGATATGATTTAGTGAAGTTTGTTAAGCTGGTGCAACAAGCAGGCCTTTATGTTAATCTCAGAATTGGACCCTATGCCTGTGCTGAATGGAACTTTGG TGGCTTTCCAGTTTGGCTTAAGTATGTCAAAGGCATTAGTTTCAGAACTGACAATGGGCCTTTTAAG GCTGCAATGCAAAAGTTCACTACCAAGATTGTTAATATGATGAAGGCTGAGAGGTTGTATCAAACTCAAGGTGGTCCAATTATACTGTCGCAG ATTGAAAATGAGTACGGACCAATGGAGTATGAGCTCGGTGCACCTGGCCGTGCTTATGCGCAGTGGGCAGCCAAAATGGCAGTGGGTCTTGGCACTGGTGTTCCATGGATCATGTGCAAGCAAGACGATGCCCCCGACCCTGTT ATCAATACGTGTAACGGTTTCTACTGTGACTATTTCTCTCCAAATAAGGCCTATAAGCCCAAGATATGGACTGAAGCATGGACTGGATG GTTTACTGAATTTGGCGGTGCAGTTCCATACCGACCAGCTGAAGATTTGGCGTTCTCGGTTGCAAGATTTATTCAGAAGGGGGGCTCCCTCATTAACTATTACATG TATCATGGAGGAACGAACTTTGGCAGGACAGCCGGTGGTCCATTTATTGCCACCAGTTATGACTACGATGCACCACTTGATGAGTACG GGTTACTGAGGCAGCCGAAATGGGGTCATCTAAGAGATCTGCACAGGGCAATTAAACTCTGTGAGCCAGCTCTGATTTCCGGGGATCCGACTGTCATGTCACTCGGACACAACCAAGAG GCTCATGTTTTCAGGTCGAAAAATGGAGCTTGTGCAGCTTTTCTTGCAAACTACGACCAACATTCATATGCAACTGTCTCCCTCTGGAATAGGCATTACAACTTACCTCCTTGGTCCATCAGCATCCTTCCCGACTGCAAGAACACTGTTTACAACACGGCGAGG ATTGGTGCTCAAAGTGCACAAATGAAGATGACCCCTATCAATAGAGGATTTAACTGGCAATCATATATTGAAGATACGGCATCATCGTATGATGAGCGTTCGTTTACACTGGTTGGATTAAGGGAGCAGATCAATACAACCTGGGATAAATCTGATTATCTGTGGTATACTACAGA TGTGAGGGTCGATTCTCATGAAGGGTTTCTGAAAGGCGGCAAGTGGCCTGTTCTTACTGTCAATTCTGCTGGCCATGCCTTGCATGTATTCATCAATGGTCAATTATCAG GAACTACCTATGGAAGTCAAGATAGGCCTAAGTTAACTTTCAGTAAAGGTGTGAATCTAAGAGCAGGTGTTAACAAAATCTCTCTCCTGAGCATTGCGGTTGGGCTCCCG AACGTGGGGCCTCATTTCGAGACGTGGAATGCTGGCGTCCTAGGCCCTGTTTCACTCAGTGGCCTTAACGGAGGGAGAAGAGACTTGACATGGCAGAAATGGACTTACAAG GTTGGTCTGAAGGGGGAATCTCTAAGTCTTAATTCTCTCAGTGGAATCTCGAACGTTGAGTGGGTTGAAGGATCCTATGTTGCACAAAGGCAGCCATTAACATGGTACAAG ACGACTTTCAATGCTCCGGGAGGAAACGAGCCCTTGGCTTTAGATTTGAACACGATGAGTAAAGGTCAGATATGGATCAATGGTGAGAGCATCGGGCGCTACTGGAATCAGTACAAAGCATCCGGCAGCTGTGGTGAATGCAACTATGCCGGTTGGTTCAATGAAAAGAAATGCCTAAGAAACTGCGGCGAAGCTTCTCAAAGATG GTACCATGTTCCTCGCTCGTGGCTCCGTCCAACTGGCAATCTTCTCGTTGTCTTTGAGGAATGGGGAGGTAATCCAAGCGGCATCACTCTAACGAAACGAGAAGTAGCAAGCGTATGCTCGGACATATACGAGTGGCAGCCAACCCTAGTGAACTATCAGCTACAAGCATCAGGAAAAGTGGACAAACCGTTGAGGCCCAAAGCTCACCTCTCTTGTGATGCAGGGCAGAAGATCTCATCCATCAAATTTGCTAGCTTCGGAACGCCTCAGGGCTCTTGTGGCAACTTTCGACAAGGAAGCTGCCACGCGTTCCATTCCTACGACGTTTTTGAGAAG TACTGCATCGGCCAAACTTCTTGCACGGTGCCCGTGACACCCCAGATCTTTGGAGGTGACCCATGTCCAAGTGTGATGAAAAAGCTCTCCGTGGAGGTCGTCTGCAGTTGA
- the LOC121781995 gene encoding uncharacterized protein LOC121781995: protein MAYNVGKPQSWASYPSDPPFVHSKDPVTQKTAQTSVTSIYQTHIAGYWRNVTVTWGKNAMNYSLGITVDSVDQNNIVYTCKIDIKPWHFWAKKGYKCLEVDGSQLEAYWDLKSAKFLGSPEPVSDYYVALVADNEVVLLLGDNKKKAYKRTKARPPLAEPVIFYKKENVFGKKSFSTRARFDQRKRDHDIVVESATTGGKDPEMWISIDGIILVHIQNLQWKFRGNQTVMVNKHPVEVFWDVHAWLFCAPGTHHGLFIFKSSCELEGNDDENDSSLSESLCDGSECSGNSRYFSVDGHAKAGVEFCLFLYAWKIE from the coding sequence ATGGCATACAATGTCGGGAAGCCCCAATCGTGGGCCTCGTACCCGTCCGATCCGCCTTTTGTCCATAGCAAAGACCCAGTGACCCAGAAGACTGCACAAACCTCGGTCACGAGCATTTACCAAACGCACATTGCGGGCTATTGGCGCAACGTGACCGTCACGTGGGGCAAGAATGCCATGAATTACTCATTAGGTATAACGGTCGACAGTGTGGACCAGAACAACATCGTTTACACATGCAAGATTGATATAAAGCCGTGGCACTTTTGGGCCAAGAAGGGGTACAAGTGTCTCGAGGTGGATGGTAGCCAACTCGAGGCATATTGGGATCTCAAGTCAGCTAAATTTTTGGGCAGCCCAGAGCCCGTTTCAGATTATTATGTTGCCCTAGTGGCAGACAACGAAGTTGTCCTGCTACTAGGGGACAACAAAAAGAAGGCCTATAAAAGGACAAAAGCCAGACCACCCCTGGCCGAACCGGTTATTTTTTACAAGAAAGAGAATGTGTTTGGAAAAAAGTCTTTCTCGACCCGAGCTCGGTTTGACCAAAGAAAGCGCGATCACGACATCGTGGTGGAGAGCGCGACGACAGGGGGGAAGGATCCGGAGATGTGGATAAGCATAGATGGGATTATCTTGGTCCACATTCAGAATTTGCAATGGAAATTCAGGGGAAACCAAACGGTGATGGTGAATAAACATCCCGTGGAGGTGTTCTGGGACGTGCACGCATGGCTATTCTGCGCGCCTGGGACCCACCACGGGCTGTTTATATTTAAGTCATCGTGCGAGTTGGAGGGTAACGACGATGAAAACGATTCGAGCTTGAGTGAGAGCTTGTGCGACGGAAGTGAGTGTAGTGGCAACAGTAGGTATTTCTCGGTGGATGGTCACGCAAAGGCCGGGGTGGAGTTTTGCCTCTTCCTCTATGCTTGGAAGATTGAGTGA
- the LOC121781011 gene encoding protein EARLY FLOWERING 3-like isoform X2, which produces MKGESDEGKQMVPLFPSGLRIGDGDRGGPSAPPRKTMALFEEYRVNTQGPKLKYGPRLLPVQSGHGSTNFVSQTSSNNVAGVKRKVRPGLASNECPNSPEWYYSHCSAGASVPENYPDPSSSSSLMMKSKCISVQPPPVLSSYSNCCTNEKDFGVLPFLQPEKIHNYGNPQLHVKKEKLDTIISRLSKETKTRDHENSKLSLNNGGNRISHPSIAALQHDHLKKTSTGDDEMSRLDFPQAMKLCLEYKNLPKNKTVSADLSALSSVASRKSSSAMDDKARSSLLAGDCNLQANIDSDSLSLKIGDGVKREETSDTFAGNSILGLDIASDEVVRVIGQRLFLKARKTMIHQQKVQRHIARSPDILHETTFDPSIKFPPINKLLYVSPLDPSLATAKAKIDLPKSSLGSEAICGLLPLPPTDLEKRLLPQQTPLPNPASIPLDPKLAPWCLPVPTGNQWLVPVRSPSEGLIYKPYPGPCFPAVRFMAPVYGNCPPVSLASLGGGTYGGIPPPNEEGNEGFCRTEPGHGYLQPYPMPLAGDIDKSLSSNLFVPPPIPCKVSSQSVAVSECGGNLHRSNGSEMQGGTETSDPKRLEGDVLPLFPTTPSLPRNEQKVQAIRVVPHNRTSASASAARIFKSIQEERRNHE; this is translated from the exons ATGAAAGGTGAAAGTGATGAAGGGAAGCAAATGGTTCCTCTGTTTCCTTCCGGCCTTCGTATTGGTGATGGAGATAGAGGAGGGCCTAGTGCACCTCCTAGAAAAACGATGGCTCTTTTCGAAGAGTATAGAGTGAACACACAAGGTCCGAAGCTCAAATACGGACCTAGATTGCTTCCTGTGCAATCGGGCCATGGCTCTACTAACTTCGTGTCACAAACATCTTCGAACAAT GTTGCTGGTGTCAAACGAAAAGTACGGCCTGGATTGGCTTCTAACGAGTGTCCTAACTCGCCAGAGTGGTACTACTCTCACTGTTCTGCTGGGGCGTCGGTACCAGAAAACTATCCAGACCCAAGTTCCTCATCTAGTCTAATGATGAAATCCAAGTGTATCTCGGTCCAACCACCGCCTGTCTTGTCCAGCTATAGTAATTGTTGCACTAACGAAAAGGATTTTGGAGTTTTGCCATTTCTTCAGCCTGAGAAGATTCACAACTATGGAAATCCTCAGCTGCACGTGAAAAAAGAGAAGCTCGATACCATCATTTCAAGACTGTCGAAGGAAACAAAAACCAGAGATCATGAAAACAGCAAACTATCTCTGAATAACGGTGGAAATAGAATTTCCCATCCGAGCATTGCAGCCCTTCAACACGATCACCTAAAGAAAACCAGCACGGGAGATGATGAGATGAGCAGATTAGATTTCCCTCAAGCGATGAAGCTATGTCTAGAGTACAAGAATCTGCCCAAGAACAAGACTGTTTCTGCTGATTTGTCTGCTTTATCTAGCGTTGCCTCAAGAAAAAGCAGCTCTGCGATGGATGATAAGGCTCGTTCATCTCTCCTAGCTGGGGACTGCAACCTACAAGCCAACATCGACAGCGATTCTCTGTCGTTGAAAATAGGAGATGGTGTCAAAAGGGAGGAAACCTCAGATACTTTCGCCGGGAACTCTATCTTAGGTCTGGATATAGCTTCTGATGAAGTTGTGAGAGTTATTGGCCAGAGGCTGTTCTTGAAAGCAAGGAAAACAATGATCCA TCAACAGAAG GTGCAGAGACATATAGCGCGATCTCCGGACATTTTGCACGAAACCACCTTCGACCCATCCATCAAGTTTCCTCCTATCAACAAGTTGCTCTATGTCTCCCCACTCGATCCATCCCTGGCTACTGCTAAAGCGAAAATCGACCTTCCCAAGTCCAGTCTTGGATCGGAGGCAATATGTGGACTGCTTCCGTTGCCTCCAACTGATCTCGAGAAAAGGCTTCTCCCTCAGCAAACACCTCTCCCAAATCCTGCATCCATCCCCCTTGATCCTAAACTGGCACCATGGTGCTTGCCGGTTCCAACGGGGAATCAGTGGCTAGTCCCGGTGAGATCTCCCTCGGAGGGGCTCATATACAAACCTTACCCCGGGCCATGTTTCCCAGCCGTTCGTTTTATGGCCCCCGTCTACGGAAACTGCCCCCCGGTGAGCTTAGCCTCGTTGGGAGGGGGAACTTATGGCGGCATCCCCCCTCCCAACGAGGAAGGAAACGAAGGCTTCTGCAGGACCGAGCCCGGCCATGGTTACTTGCAACCGTATCCAATGCCTTTGGCGGGCGATATTGATAAAAGCTTGTCCTCTAACTTGTTCGTGCCACCTCCAATCCCGTGCAAAGTGTCAAGCCAGAGTGTGGCAGTGTCGGAGTGTGGTGGGAACCTGCATAGATCCAATGGAAGTGAAATGCAGGGCGGCACGGAGACGAGCGACCCCAAGAGATTGGAAGGAGACGTGCTCCCGCTCTTCCCCACCACGCCTTCGCTGCCGAGAAATGAGCAGAAGGTGCAGGCGATCAGGGTCGTCCCGCACAACCGTACGTCGGCATCAGCATCGGCAGCACGGATTTTTAAGTCGATACAAGAAGAGAGGAGGAACCATGAGTAA
- the LOC121782747 gene encoding beta-galactosidase-like: MVGEAFNENLETILKHLESGQVSSIGIHGMGGVGKTTLAKHIHNQLLQDPQGRVIWVTVSPEFSVTKLQDKIARFIGLDFGGEDNEDIRAARLHTTLSEMKNSVLILDDVWENIDFLKYAKLKLCIVFCVGLLRQPKWGHLRDLHRAIKLCEPALISGDPTVMPLGHNQEAHVFRSKNGACAAFLANYDQHSYATVSLWNRHYNLPPWSISILPDCKNTVYNTARIGAQSAQMKMTPINRGFNWQSYIEDTASSHDERSFTLVGLREQINTTWDKSDYLWYTTDVRVDSHEGFLKGGKWPVLTVNSAGHALHVFINGQLSGTTYGSQDRPKLTFSKGMNLRAGVNKISQLSIAVGLPNVGPHFETWNAGVLGPVSLSGLNGGRRDLTWQKWTYKVGLKGESLSLNSLSGISNVEWVEGSYVAQRQPLTWYKTTFNAPGGNEPLALDLNTMSKGQIWINGESIGRYWNQYKASGSCGECNYAGWFNEKKCLRNCGEASQRWYHVPRSWLRPTGNLLVVFEEWGGNPSGITLTKREVASVCSDIYEWQPTLVNYQLQASGKVDKPLRPKAHLSCDAGQKISSIKFASFGTPQGSCGNFRQGSCHAFHSYDVFEKYCIGQTSCTVPVTPQIFGGDPCPSVMKKLSVEVVCS, from the exons ATGGTTGGTGAAGCTTTTAATGAAAATTTGGAAACGATTTTGAAACATTTGGAGAGTGGGCAAGTGTCGAGCATTGGTATTCATGGTATGGGTGGTGTGGGCAAAACGACACTGGCAAAGCACATTCACAATCAACTCCTCCAAGACCCTCAGGGACGTGTGATTTGGGTTACAGTCTCTCCAGAATTTAGTGTTACGAAGTTACAAGATAAAATAGCTCGTTTCATAGGTCTGGACTTTGGGGGTGAGGATAATGAAGACATAAGGGCAGCGAGACTCCATACAACTTTGTCTGAGATGAAGAATTCAGTGCTGATATTAGATGATGTGTGGgaaaatattgattttttaaaG TACGCGAAGCTAAAATTATGTATCGTTTTTTGTGTAGGGTTACTGAGGCAGCCGAAATGGGGTCATCTAAGAGATCTGCACAGGGCAATTAAACTCTGTGAACCAGCTCTGATTTCCGGGGATCCGACTGTCATGCCACTCGGACACAACCAAGAG GCTCATGTTTTCAGGTCGAAAAATGGAGCTTGTGCAGCTTTTCTTGCAAACTACGACCAACATTCATATGCAACTGTCTCCCTCTGGAATAGGCATTACAACTTGCCTCCCTGGTCCATCAGCATCCTTCCCGACTGCAAGAACACTGTTTACAACACGGCTAGG ATTGGTGCTCAAAGTGCACAAATGAAGATGACCCCTATCAATAGAGGATTTAACTGGCAATCATATATTGAAGATACGGCATCATCGCACGATGAGCGTTCGTTTACACTGGTTGGATTGAGGGAGCAGATCAATACAACCTGGGATAAATCTGATTATCTGTGGTATACTACAGA TGTGAGGGTCGATTCTCATGAAGGGTTTCTGAAAGGCGGCAAGTGGCCTGTTCTTACTGTCAATTCTGCTGGCCATGCCTTGCATGTATTCATCAATGGTCAATTATCAG GAACTACCTATGGAAGTCAAGATAGGCCTAAGTTAACTTTCAGTAAAGGTATGAATCTAAGAGCAGGTGTTAACAAAATCTCTCAGCTGAGCATTGCGGTTGGGCTCCCG AACGTGGGGCCTCATTTCGAGACGTGGAATGCTGGCGTCCTAGGCCCTGTTTCACTCAGTGGCCTTAACGGAGGGAGAAGAGACTTGACATGGCAGAAATGGACTTACAAG GTTGGTCTGAAGGGGGAATCTCTAAGTCTTAATTCTCTCAGTGGAATCTCGAACGTTGAGTGGGTTGAAGGATCCTATGTTGCACAAAGGCAGCCATTAACATGGTACAAG ACTACTTTCAATGCTCCGGGAGGAAACGAGCCGTTGGCTTTAGATTTGAACACGATGAGTAAAGGTCAGATATGGATCAATGGTGAGAGCATCGGGCGCTACTGGAATCAGTACAAAGCATCCGGCAGCTGTGGTGAATGCAACTATGCCGGTTGGTTCAATGAAAAGAAATGCCTAAGAAACTGCGGCGAAGCTTCTCAAAGATG GTACCATGTTCCTCGCTCGTGGCTCCGTCCAACTGGCAATCTTCTCGTTGTCTTTGAGGAATGGGGAGGTAATCCAAGCGGCATCACTCTAACGAAACGAGAAGTAGCAAGCGTATGCTCGGACATATACGAGTGGCAGCCAACCCTAGTGAACTATCAGCTACAAGCATCAGGAAAAGTGGACAAACCATTGAGGCCCAAAGCTCACCTCTCTTGTGATGCAGGGCAGAAGATCTCATCCATCAAATTTGCTAGCTTCGGAACGCCTCAGGGCTCTTGTGGTAACTTTCGACAAGGAAGCTGCCACGCGTTCCATTCCTACGACGTTTTTGAGAAG TACTGCATCGGCCAAACTTCTTGCACGGTGCCCGTGACACCCCAGATCTTTGGAGGTGACCCATGTCCAAGTGTGATGAAAAAGCTCTCCGTGGAGGTCGTCTGCAGTTGA